One window from the genome of Cryobacterium sp. GrIS_2_6 encodes:
- the fliP gene encoding flagellar type III secretion system pore protein FliP (The bacterial flagellar biogenesis protein FliP forms a type III secretion system (T3SS)-type pore required for flagellar assembly.) codes for MAALVLVIVLAVVLLAASAGHAATIAPVAPVDPVAPSTPTPASGAGLSVDINGPDGSPSSAIVTLIGITLLSVAPALLLMMTSFTKIFVVLAMTRNALALPSIPPNQVLAGLALFLSLFIMAPVLTDINNHALQPYLNGTLSFDDAVTIGSAPLRTFMLAHTREEDLALMTRAADQANPVSRDAVSLLTLIPAFMISELRAAFIIGFVIFIPFLVIDIVVSAALMSMGMMMLPPVMISLPFKILLFVLVDGWGLIITTLITSYRGG; via the coding sequence ATGGCGGCGCTCGTACTCGTCATCGTCCTCGCCGTCGTGCTGCTCGCCGCGAGCGCAGGCCACGCCGCGACGATCGCCCCGGTCGCTCCCGTCGACCCGGTGGCGCCGAGCACCCCGACGCCCGCGTCAGGCGCAGGCCTGAGCGTCGACATCAACGGTCCGGACGGTTCGCCGTCCTCGGCGATCGTGACCCTGATCGGCATCACCCTGCTCTCGGTCGCCCCGGCGCTCCTGCTGATGATGACGAGCTTCACCAAGATCTTCGTGGTGCTCGCGATGACCCGGAACGCCCTCGCGCTCCCGTCGATCCCGCCGAACCAGGTGCTCGCGGGCCTCGCCCTGTTCCTGTCGCTGTTCATCATGGCGCCCGTGCTCACCGACATCAACAACCACGCGCTGCAGCCCTACCTGAACGGCACGCTCTCGTTCGACGACGCGGTCACGATCGGCTCTGCGCCGTTGCGCACCTTCATGCTCGCCCACACCCGCGAAGAAGACCTCGCCCTGATGACCCGGGCCGCCGACCAGGCCAACCCGGTCAGCCGCGACGCGGTGTCCCTTCTCACCCTGATCCCGGCGTTCATGATCTCCGAGCTGCGCGCAGCCTTCATCATCGGCTTCGTCATCTTCATCCCGTTCCTCGTCATCGACATCGTCGTCTCCGCCGCCCTGATGTCGATGGGCATGATGATGCTGCCGCCGGTGATGATCTCGCTCCCGTTCAAGATCCTGCTGTTCGTGCTCGTCGACGGCTGGGGACTGATCATCACGACCCTCATCACCAGTTACCGGGGTGGCTGA
- the fliO gene encoding flagellar biosynthetic protein FliO, translating to MDTLLVALRVALSLAVVVGLLWVLQRRMQKGTRRGPKASLVSVVGRQGLGQKASLVVVDVEGRRFVLGVTEQSVTVLHDALSPAESFATTLRAGDADTTTRLSAGIAATTSTGVAAADEALPAPLTFRPRHDRGIRTAESALRAESGPGSSSRPNRLAGSILSPATWQQTAAALRQGR from the coding sequence GTGGACACCCTCCTCGTCGCCCTCCGCGTCGCGCTGTCCCTCGCTGTCGTCGTCGGACTCCTCTGGGTTTTGCAGCGCCGCATGCAGAAGGGCACCCGCCGTGGACCCAAGGCCAGCCTCGTGTCGGTCGTCGGCCGGCAGGGCCTCGGTCAGAAGGCATCCCTCGTCGTCGTCGATGTCGAGGGCCGGCGCTTCGTGCTCGGCGTGACAGAACAGTCGGTCACCGTGCTGCACGACGCGCTGAGCCCGGCGGAGAGCTTCGCCACCACGCTGCGCGCGGGGGACGCGGACACGACGACGAGACTTTCCGCAGGGATCGCCGCGACGACCTCCACGGGCGTCGCGGCCGCTGACGAGGCGCTTCCCGCGCCACTCACCTTCCGGCCCCGCCACGACCGGGGCATCCGCACCGCGGAGTCAGCCCTGCGCGCCGAGTCCGGACCGGGCTCGAGCTCCCGGCCGAACCGCCTGGCCGGATCGATCCTCTCGCCGGCGACGTGGCAGCAGACTGCCGCGGCACTCCGGCAGGGACGGTGA
- the fliN gene encoding flagellar motor switch protein FliN, translated as MSPATTAIRNLVEALLTVLPTPTRLEATPCAGESLAGRLGAGVVASFVGVTSADLAIVLTDPHSLDAAAGNGAFSSLDVLRPALDSAATVLGIGVLGASRLEDVTSLFADADTSVFELASEGVVSAWFAIRLRENGAISGIPRTGNRSVVGKLGRINSVEMALTVEIGRTRMSVRDVLALEPGAVIELDRSAGAPADILLNGRLIAHGEIVVVDQDYAVRITQILDVAESLS; from the coding sequence ATGAGCCCTGCCACGACCGCCATCCGCAATCTCGTCGAGGCCCTGCTCACGGTCCTGCCAACGCCCACCCGCCTGGAGGCGACCCCGTGCGCCGGCGAATCCCTCGCCGGCCGCCTCGGCGCAGGAGTCGTCGCCTCCTTCGTCGGCGTCACGAGCGCCGACCTCGCGATCGTCCTCACCGACCCGCACTCCCTCGACGCCGCAGCGGGCAACGGGGCCTTCTCGAGCCTCGACGTGCTCCGCCCCGCCCTCGACAGTGCCGCAACGGTCCTCGGCATCGGCGTACTCGGCGCCTCCCGCCTCGAAGACGTCACGTCCCTGTTCGCGGATGCCGACACGAGCGTCTTCGAGCTCGCGAGCGAGGGCGTCGTGAGCGCCTGGTTCGCGATCCGCCTCCGCGAGAACGGCGCCATTTCCGGGATCCCGCGCACCGGAAACCGGTCCGTCGTCGGAAAGCTCGGCCGGATCAACAGCGTCGAAATGGCTCTGACCGTCGAGATCGGTCGCACCCGGATGTCCGTGCGCGACGTGCTCGCCCTCGAACCCGGCGCCGTGATCGAGCTCGACCGCTCCGCGGGAGCCCCCGCAGACATCCTGCTGAACGGCCGCCTGATCGCTCATGGCGAGATCGTCGTCGTCGACCAGGACTACGCCGTGCGGATCACCCAGATCCTCGATGTCGCCGAGAGCCTGAGTTAG
- a CDS encoding flagellar motor switch protein FliM has product MTVQEHKSIGVPAAPERSVEVYDFRRPTTLAREHSRVLELAFETFARQWGTQLTAKVRVMSQVTCEHVLMRSYDEYASSLPSSTAMVLCPVGSLAAKAVIQFPTAAALSWVSHMLGGSEVPPLPERTFTQIELALVRRLMEDALEDLRYSLGTLLVLPISFGGIQYNSQFAQAAATSDLVIVATFSMRVGETTSTATLALPAETLLPQLGESIPVITAEEQQEKLHAQLAWVPVDLSLQLSPIRVLPSVILGLAVGDLLPVPHSRHRPLDLVVDGHTLARAAVGSNGSRLACIVTDTEELSP; this is encoded by the coding sequence GTGACGGTCCAGGAACACAAGAGCATTGGCGTGCCCGCAGCGCCCGAGCGCTCGGTCGAGGTGTACGACTTCCGGCGTCCGACGACCCTTGCGCGCGAGCACTCGCGTGTCCTCGAACTCGCCTTCGAGACCTTCGCCCGCCAGTGGGGCACCCAGTTGACCGCGAAGGTTCGAGTGATGTCCCAGGTCACCTGCGAGCACGTCCTGATGCGTAGCTACGACGAATACGCGAGCTCGCTGCCGTCGTCGACCGCGATGGTGCTCTGCCCGGTCGGCAGCCTCGCGGCCAAGGCCGTCATCCAGTTCCCGACCGCGGCCGCCCTGTCCTGGGTAAGTCACATGCTCGGTGGCAGCGAAGTCCCTCCGCTTCCCGAGCGAACCTTCACCCAGATCGAACTCGCCCTCGTGCGTCGCCTGATGGAGGACGCCCTCGAGGACCTGCGTTACTCCCTCGGGACGCTCCTCGTCCTGCCGATCTCGTTCGGCGGCATCCAGTACAACTCGCAGTTCGCCCAGGCCGCGGCGACGAGCGATCTCGTCATCGTCGCGACGTTCTCGATGCGTGTCGGCGAGACGACCTCGACCGCCACCCTCGCGTTGCCCGCCGAGACCCTGCTTCCCCAACTCGGGGAGTCGATCCCGGTCATCACCGCCGAGGAACAGCAGGAGAAGCTGCACGCCCAGCTCGCCTGGGTGCCCGTCGACCTGTCCCTGCAGCTCAGCCCGATCCGGGTGCTTCCGAGCGTCATCCTCGGCCTCGCCGTCGGTGACCTGCTGCCCGTCCCGCACTCCAGGCACCGCCCGCTCGACCTCGTCGTCGACGGGCACACCCTGGCCAGGGCCGCCGTCGGATCCAACGGCTCCCGCCTGGCCTGCATCGTCACCGACACCGAGGAACTGTCCCCATGA
- a CDS encoding flagellar motor protein MotB, translated as MSAGGGRGGGRGRGRGRGLEEEHVEHVDERWMASYMDMVTVLMCMFIVLFAMSSVDSQKFFQLKNSLATGFGAVDVGKIDTATGVVVSAANANASDPAAKDLGTAGATATSAATATATPSPTATPAPTPALTDLQIATQEIADLSSVQAALKAAVTAQGIDSIVQFTIDARGLTIGLVGTDAFFAPNLAILSPKATAVIDTMSPILAADKREVTVEGHADRHGVTVNYATDWELSSARATSVLRRLVEVGGVAGERISSIGYGSTRSVTTADTLDAMAQNRRVDVVLLSSEPDAVRALIPSILAGQAAGP; from the coding sequence ATGAGTGCGGGCGGCGGGCGCGGCGGAGGTCGCGGGCGCGGCCGGGGTCGCGGCCTCGAGGAGGAGCACGTCGAGCACGTCGACGAGCGCTGGATGGCGTCGTACATGGACATGGTCACCGTGCTGATGTGCATGTTCATCGTGCTGTTCGCGATGTCCTCCGTCGATTCGCAAAAGTTCTTTCAGCTCAAGAATTCCCTCGCGACGGGCTTCGGGGCCGTCGACGTCGGCAAGATCGACACGGCCACCGGGGTCGTCGTCTCAGCGGCGAACGCCAACGCCAGCGACCCGGCCGCGAAGGACCTCGGGACGGCGGGCGCAACCGCGACGTCGGCCGCGACTGCCACGGCGACACCATCGCCAACGGCGACCCCGGCACCGACTCCCGCCCTCACCGACCTCCAGATCGCCACCCAGGAAATCGCCGACCTCTCCTCGGTGCAGGCGGCCCTGAAGGCCGCCGTCACCGCGCAGGGAATCGACTCGATCGTGCAGTTCACGATCGACGCCAGAGGGCTGACCATCGGGCTCGTCGGAACGGATGCCTTCTTCGCTCCCAACCTCGCCATCCTGAGCCCGAAGGCGACCGCCGTCATCGACACCATGTCGCCCATTCTCGCCGCCGACAAGCGCGAAGTGACCGTTGAAGGCCACGCCGACCGGCACGGCGTCACTGTGAATTACGCAACCGACTGGGAACTCTCCTCTGCCAGGGCGACGAGCGTCCTGCGCAGGCTCGTCGAGGTCGGCGGTGTCGCGGGAGAGCGCATCTCCTCGATCGGCTACGGTTCGACCCGCTCGGTCACGACCGCGGACACCCTCGACGCGATGGCCCAGAATCGCCGCGTCGACGTCGTCCTGCTCTCGAGCGAACCGGATGCCGTCCGCGCGCTGATCCCCTCGATCCTCGCCGGCCAGGCGGCCGGGCCCTAA
- a CDS encoding MotA/TolQ/ExbB proton channel family protein, whose amino-acid sequence MDPATLIGIALAFGSMVAMITIEGSSIASILLPAPMILVFGATIAVGIAGGTISDALNAFKALPSAFKGKTTPPQDVIDQIVVLAEKARSAGLLALEQEADAIDDPFLRTALQNIADGTDGDELRILLEDELSTATKLSRNASKFFVTLGGYAPTVGIIGTVISLTHVLENLDTPSTLGPMIAAAFVATLWGLVSANFIWLPIGNRLKRLSDLEVERMTLLMEGALAVQAGSQPRLLGERLRAMVPTAPARKAAKADKTADKSLSEAA is encoded by the coding sequence ATGGATCCGGCTACCCTGATCGGGATCGCCCTCGCCTTCGGCTCCATGGTCGCGATGATCACGATCGAAGGATCCTCGATCGCCTCCATCCTGTTGCCTGCTCCGATGATCCTCGTCTTCGGCGCCACGATCGCCGTCGGCATCGCCGGCGGAACCATCAGCGACGCCCTCAACGCGTTCAAGGCGCTTCCCAGTGCGTTCAAGGGCAAGACCACCCCACCCCAGGACGTGATCGACCAGATCGTCGTGCTCGCGGAGAAGGCCCGCAGCGCGGGGCTGCTTGCGCTCGAGCAGGAGGCTGACGCGATCGACGACCCGTTCCTGCGCACGGCGCTGCAGAACATCGCGGACGGCACAGACGGAGATGAACTGCGGATCCTGCTCGAGGACGAACTCTCGACCGCGACGAAGCTCAGCCGGAACGCCTCGAAGTTCTTCGTGACCCTCGGCGGCTACGCCCCGACGGTCGGCATCATCGGCACCGTCATCTCCCTCACCCACGTCCTCGAAAACCTCGACACCCCCTCGACCCTCGGGCCGATGATCGCCGCCGCATTCGTCGCGACGTTGTGGGGGCTCGTCTCGGCGAACTTCATCTGGCTTCCGATCGGCAACCGCCTGAAGCGGCTCTCCGACCTCGAGGTCGAACGGATGACCCTCCTGATGGAAGGCGCCCTGGCCGTCCAGGCCGGCAGCCAGCCGCGGCTACTCGGCGAACGCCTCCGCGCCATGGTGCCGACCGCGCCGGCCAGGAAGGCCGCGAAGGCCGACAAGACGGCCGACAAATCGCTGTCTGAGGCAGCATGA
- a CDS encoding flagellar FlbD family protein, whose product MIVVTRLNDSQFAINPDLIERIHASPDTTLVMVDGAKFIVIETLDEIIEKIARFRAHVISLASLTDDRDYRSGARSLDVPTGPHAIEDQLEPGSGQRPRRL is encoded by the coding sequence ATGATCGTTGTGACACGGCTGAACGACAGCCAATTTGCGATCAACCCCGACCTGATCGAGCGCATTCACGCGAGCCCAGACACGACCCTCGTCATGGTCGATGGGGCGAAGTTCATCGTCATTGAGACCCTCGACGAGATCATCGAGAAGATCGCCCGCTTCCGGGCCCATGTGATCTCGCTCGCCTCCCTCACCGACGACCGCGACTACCGGTCCGGCGCCCGGTCGCTCGACGTCCCGACGGGGCCCCACGCGATCGAAGACCAGCTCGAACCGGGCAGCGGACAGCGCCCGCGGAGGCTCTGA
- a CDS encoding flagellar hook protein FlgE has translation MLRSLYSGISGLRAHQTMLDVTANNIANVNTTAFKSSSAQFQDTLSQLTHGAGSPQTVVGGTNPAQVGLGVQVAGISTNFAQGSTQSTGRATDMMISGDGFFVTQLAGETLYSRAGAFDFDAQGRLVSPSGALVQGWNADAKGTVNQGGALGTITLPLTTIQPPLASATATVTGNLPSDAADGTTLSREFTAYDKTGAASQVSLNFAYTAAAPAQWTVTSPNSTSSTMLTFADGSLTSTANSLPVTVNGVNIAVDLGTITGAANLSSLTAASTDGHAAGSLTSFTLGKDGTLTGLFSNGKQQSIGRIALATFTNPGGLEKAGSSEYRSTTNSGTAVLGAAGSAGMGTLTSGSLEMSNVDLSQEFTNLIVAQRGFQANARIITTSDEVLTELTNLKR, from the coding sequence ATGCTTCGTTCCCTGTATTCCGGAATCTCCGGCCTTCGCGCGCACCAGACCATGCTGGATGTCACCGCGAACAACATCGCCAACGTCAACACGACGGCGTTCAAGTCTTCCTCGGCGCAGTTCCAGGACACCCTGTCCCAGCTGACCCACGGCGCGGGCTCCCCGCAGACCGTTGTCGGCGGCACCAACCCGGCCCAGGTCGGCCTCGGAGTGCAGGTCGCCGGTATCTCCACCAATTTCGCCCAGGGCTCCACCCAGTCGACCGGTCGCGCAACCGACATGATGATTTCCGGCGACGGTTTCTTCGTGACGCAGCTCGCCGGCGAAACTCTCTACAGCCGCGCGGGCGCCTTCGATTTCGACGCCCAGGGACGCCTCGTGTCGCCGTCCGGCGCACTCGTGCAGGGCTGGAACGCCGATGCGAAGGGCACGGTCAACCAGGGCGGAGCGTTGGGCACCATTACCCTGCCACTCACCACAATTCAGCCGCCATTGGCTTCCGCAACGGCCACAGTGACCGGAAACCTGCCTTCGGATGCGGCTGACGGTACAACCCTGAGCCGGGAATTCACGGCCTATGACAAGACCGGTGCCGCGAGTCAGGTCTCACTCAACTTCGCGTACACCGCCGCGGCCCCGGCCCAGTGGACCGTCACTTCTCCCAACTCGACGAGCAGCACGATGCTCACCTTCGCGGATGGGTCACTGACCTCGACCGCGAACAGCCTGCCGGTCACCGTCAACGGTGTCAATATCGCCGTCGACCTGGGCACTATCACGGGCGCTGCCAACCTCAGTTCGTTGACTGCCGCGAGCACCGACGGCCACGCCGCCGGATCGCTCACTTCGTTCACCCTGGGCAAGGACGGTACCCTGACCGGGCTGTTCAGCAACGGCAAGCAGCAGTCGATCGGCCGGATCGCCCTCGCGACCTTCACCAACCCCGGTGGCCTCGAGAAGGCCGGATCGTCCGAGTACCGGTCGACCACCAACTCGGGCACCGCTGTCCTCGGTGCCGCCGGCTCCGCCGGAATGGGCACCCTCACGAGTGGTTCCCTCGAGATGTCGAACGTCGACCTCTCGCAGGAGTTCACGAACCTCATCGTCGCCCAGCGCGGCTTCCAGGCTAACGCCCGCATCATCACCACCTCCGATGAGGTCCTGACCGAGCTGACGAACCTCAAGCGGTAG
- a CDS encoding flagellar hook capping FlgD N-terminal domain-containing protein produces MTIEAIVAASAAGATGAATATAGVYSASTTTRTPSQSLDSEAFMKLLVTQLKNQDPSSPMDSNQMISQTTQLSMMEKLTALSTTSDESFSLQMRIAAASLVGQNVTYTDAAGTSVTGVASAVSYAGSVPQVTVGGRSVKLDAISGVTTPATTTTPVAATTTT; encoded by the coding sequence ATGACGATCGAAGCCATCGTGGCCGCATCGGCAGCCGGAGCAACGGGAGCCGCGACCGCGACCGCCGGCGTGTACAGCGCGTCGACCACCACGCGCACGCCGAGCCAAAGCCTCGACTCCGAGGCCTTCATGAAGCTCCTCGTCACGCAGCTGAAGAACCAGGACCCGAGTTCGCCGATGGACTCCAACCAGATGATCAGCCAGACCACGCAGCTCTCCATGATGGAGAAGCTCACGGCCCTGTCGACGACCTCCGACGAGAGCTTCTCGCTCCAGATGCGCATCGCGGCGGCTTCCCTGGTCGGGCAGAACGTGACATACACGGATGCCGCCGGCACCTCGGTCACGGGAGTCGCCTCCGCCGTGTCCTACGCCGGCTCGGTGCCGCAGGTCACGGTCGGGGGAAGGAGCGTCAAACTCGACGCGATTTCCGGGGTCACAACCCCGGCGACCACGACCACTCCGGTCGCCGCGACCACCACGACCTGA
- a CDS encoding flagellar hook-length control protein FliK, with translation MAASFGSAVSAHASLARANAQALLARSETETRTGNGTGSGANTSAGSFASALDTARDAGTTQRLEAASASVDAQAVTARAAQAALSRSAADAAARERLEASAARSSAQDARTSAARTSAARTSAARTSAARTSVLQETQDSAAQFTQESGETAPDFHDARAVRSVQIARDVRSARAARGARNERDAQAEPVPSSGRRSMSTGVSSGESAVGAADGSGLAAARQGASDTQATVMRDLLTADSAALSATTSGSTSGSRAGSTSSAVAGDSSAVGPVSSPSASPGSTSTDSAAAGSATLGRALPGAVIAEAQAPAGAAQADGAPSNSTTGNATTAGSPVHSSSPLGVLGDQMTGAVIGTTAGGAGVTAAPVHSTTPGAATEGTDATNGQVGPTGAAAAGAAAGLTDLAGRASAVATPTAGAPGAANSSRPITAPIDSRAAASVSLDSVSNGSDGNGSDGNGSDSSDSASTGSASTGSASTGSDSADAGGSRGGAVADSAAVFRSATATATTAGTAFASAATPVTPTDPTSVGTAFPAAPPTVTASAAVTAASAAGASTATTGAAQLADLPFASQVGRGLASLIGAANGEHAMTITVNPDNLGPVIVRAHIGGGAIRVELFAPTDLGRDALRAILPELRRDLAQGGTDTRLDLSGNSQPDDSRASGAGDFGAPGRQDARTSPDPGSARAHDQPGNARESGMAVRPPFRDEPLGYRPSVDVLA, from the coding sequence ATGGCCGCATCCTTCGGAAGCGCGGTGTCCGCGCACGCCTCACTCGCCCGGGCCAACGCCCAGGCCCTGCTCGCGCGTTCGGAGACGGAGACCCGGACCGGGAACGGCACGGGTTCCGGAGCGAACACGAGTGCGGGCAGCTTCGCCTCCGCGCTCGACACGGCCAGGGACGCCGGGACGACCCAGCGTCTGGAGGCCGCGAGTGCCTCCGTCGACGCGCAGGCCGTGACCGCACGGGCAGCCCAGGCGGCGCTGTCGCGCTCGGCCGCGGATGCCGCCGCTCGCGAGCGCCTGGAAGCTTCGGCAGCACGTTCCTCGGCGCAGGACGCCCGGACATCAGCGGCCCGGACGTCGGCCGCCCGGACGTCGGCCGCCCGGACGTCGGCGGCCCGGACGTCAGTGCTGCAGGAAACCCAGGACTCCGCAGCGCAGTTCACACAGGAATCCGGAGAGACGGCGCCGGACTTTCATGATGCGCGCGCGGTCCGGTCAGTGCAGATCGCCAGGGACGTGCGCTCGGCCCGGGCGGCACGAGGCGCCCGCAACGAGAGGGATGCGCAGGCGGAACCAGTGCCGTCGTCCGGCCGGAGATCGATGAGCACCGGTGTCTCTTCGGGTGAGTCTGCGGTCGGAGCGGCCGACGGTTCCGGATTGGCAGCGGCCCGGCAGGGCGCGAGCGACACGCAGGCGACCGTCATGCGTGACCTGCTCACCGCGGATTCGGCGGCCCTCTCGGCCACTACCTCTGGCTCGACATCAGGCTCGAGAGCAGGCTCGACTTCGAGTGCGGTGGCCGGCGACAGCTCCGCTGTCGGCCCAGTGTCCTCACCGTCGGCCTCTCCCGGTTCGACGTCCACTGACTCCGCGGCAGCCGGTTCTGCGACGCTCGGCCGGGCACTGCCCGGCGCCGTCATTGCGGAAGCGCAGGCTCCGGCCGGCGCAGCACAGGCGGATGGTGCACCGTCGAATTCAACGACGGGAAACGCGACGACCGCCGGGTCTCCGGTCCATTCCTCGTCACCGCTCGGTGTCCTGGGGGACCAGATGACCGGCGCAGTGATCGGAACGACCGCCGGCGGTGCCGGCGTCACCGCCGCTCCTGTCCACTCCACGACTCCCGGCGCAGCCACCGAAGGGACGGACGCAACGAACGGTCAGGTGGGTCCGACCGGAGCGGCGGCCGCAGGGGCCGCTGCCGGCCTCACGGACCTGGCCGGCCGGGCATCCGCCGTAGCCACCCCGACCGCTGGTGCTCCCGGCGCCGCGAACTCGAGCCGCCCGATCACGGCACCCATCGACTCGCGCGCCGCCGCGTCGGTCAGCCTCGATTCGGTCAGCAACGGCTCGGACGGAAACGGCTCGGACGGAAACGGCTCTGACAGCAGCGATTCAGCCAGTACCGGTTCAGCCAGTACCGGTTCAGCCAGTACCGGTTCAGACAGTGCCGACGCAGGCGGCTCCCGCGGGGGAGCGGTCGCCGACTCTGCCGCCGTATTCCGATCGGCAACAGCAACGGCAACGACCGCAGGCACTGCTTTCGCTTCCGCGGCGACTCCGGTGACCCCCACCGATCCGACAAGCGTGGGCACCGCATTCCCGGCCGCCCCCCCAACGGTCACGGCGAGTGCGGCCGTCACCGCGGCATCCGCTGCCGGCGCCTCGACCGCAACAACGGGAGCGGCGCAGCTCGCCGACCTGCCGTTCGCCAGCCAGGTCGGCCGCGGCCTCGCGAGCCTGATCGGCGCCGCGAACGGCGAGCACGCGATGACCATCACCGTGAACCCCGACAACCTGGGCCCTGTGATCGTGCGGGCGCACATCGGCGGCGGTGCAATTCGGGTGGAACTGTTCGCCCCGACCGATCTCGGGCGGGATGCGCTGCGCGCGATCCTGCCGGAGCTGCGGCGCGACCTCGCCCAGGGCGGCACGGACACGCGGCTCGACCTGTCCGGGAACTCCCAGCCCGACGACTCCCGCGCTTCGGGCGCTGGTGACTTCGGCGCTCCCGGCCGGCAAGACGCCCGGACAAGTCCGGATCCCGGATCCGCGCGGGCACACGACCAACCGGGCAACGCCCGGGAGTCCGGCATGGCGGTCCGACCGCCGTTCCGGGACGAACCCCTCGGCTACCGCCCCTCCGTCGATGTGCTGGCTTGA
- a CDS encoding C40 family peptidase, with protein sequence MTMVDALSRISTIQATLARFDALNAASASTAAAATTATTTTTADRTGTAATFADALAAAASSATTAASGAGVATGSVTGTDIVTAAQKYLGVPYVFGGKSSSGMDCSGLVQKVYADMGISVPRLVSGQMKIGTEVASLADAKPGDLIVTGGGEHILIYAGNHKVIHAPYEGRTVCEVEAYMKDSDIDTIRRVIPDAPATSSTASTASATALTAAKAAATSGTADLLSAALASMMKSAS encoded by the coding sequence ATGACGATGGTCGACGCCCTGAGCCGGATCAGCACGATCCAGGCCACCCTCGCTCGATTCGACGCACTGAACGCCGCATCGGCGTCGACGGCCGCGGCAGCTACCACAGCCACGACGACCACGACGGCCGACCGCACCGGAACCGCAGCGACCTTCGCCGACGCACTCGCGGCGGCGGCCAGCTCGGCCACGACCGCGGCGAGCGGCGCGGGCGTCGCGACCGGCAGCGTGACCGGAACCGACATCGTCACAGCGGCGCAGAAGTACCTCGGCGTTCCCTACGTCTTCGGCGGCAAGAGTTCGAGCGGCATGGACTGCTCCGGTCTCGTGCAGAAGGTCTATGCCGACATGGGCATATCCGTTCCCCGCCTCGTCTCCGGGCAGATGAAGATCGGCACCGAGGTCGCGTCCCTCGCCGACGCGAAGCCGGGCGACCTGATCGTGACCGGCGGCGGAGAGCACATCCTGATCTACGCCGGAAACCACAAGGTCATCCACGCGCCATACGAAGGCCGCACGGTCTGCGAGGTCGAGGCCTACATGAAGGACTCGGACATCGACACCATCCGCCGCGTGATCCCGGACGCCCCCGCGACGTCCAGCACCGCTTCGACGGCCTCGGCGACCGCCCTCACCGCGGCGAAGGCCGCTGCGACGTCTGGCACCGCCGACCTGCTCAGCGCCGCCCTCGCCTCGATGATGAAGAGCGCATCCTGA